In one window of Apium graveolens chloroplast, complete genome DNA:
- the rps7 gene encoding ribosomal protein S7: MSRRGTAEEKTAKSDPIYRNRLVNMLVNRILKHGKKSLAYQIIYRAVKKIQQKTETNPLSVLRQAIRGVTPDIAVKARRVGGSTHQVPIEIGSTQGKALAIRWLLAASRKRPGRNMAFKLSSELVDAAKGSGDAIRKKEETHRMAEANRAFAHFR; encoded by the coding sequence ATGTCACGTCGAGGTACTGCAGAAGAAAAAACTGCAAAATCCGATCCAATTTATCGTAATCGATTAGTTAACATGTTGGTTAACCGTATTCTGAAACACGGAAAAAAATCATTGGCTTATCAAATTATCTATCGAGCCGTGAAAAAGATTCAACAAAAGACAGAAACAAATCCACTATCTGTTTTACGTCAAGCAATACGTGGAGTAACTCCCGATATAGCAGTAAAAGCAAGACGTGTAGGTGGATCGACTCATCAAGTTCCCATTGAAATAGGATCCACACAAGGAAAAGCACTTGCCATTCGTTGGTTATTAGCGGCATCCCGAAAACGTCCGGGTCGAAATATGGCTTTCAAATTAAGTTCCGAATTAGTGGATGCTGCCAAAGGGAGTGGCGATGCCATACGCAAAAAGGAAGAGACTCATAGAATGGCAGAGGCAAATAGAGCTTTTGCACATTTTCGTTAA
- the ndhB gene encoding NdhB, which yields MIWHVQNENFILDSTRIFMKAFHLLLFDGSLIFPECILIFGLILLLMIDSTSDQKDIPWLYFISSTSLVMSITALLFRWREEPVISFSGNFQTNNFNEIFQFLILLCSTLCIPLSVEYIECTEMAITEFLLFVLTATLGGMFLCGANDLITIFVAPECFSLCSYLLSGYTKKDVRSNEATMKYLLMGGASSSILVHGFSWLYGSSGGEIELQEIVNGLINTQMYNSPGISIALIFITVGIGFKLSPAPSHQWTPDVYEGSPTPVVAFLSVTSKVAASASATRIFDIPFYFSSNEWHLLLETLAILSMILGNLIAMTQTSMKRMLAYSSIGQIGYVIIGIIVGDSNDGYASMITYMLFYISMNLGTFACIVLFGLRTGTDNIRDYAGLYTKDPFLALSLALCLLSLGGLPPLAGFFGKLYLFWCGWQAGLYFLVLIGLLTSVVSIYYYLKIIKLLMTGRTQEITPHVRNYRRSPFRSNNSIELSMIVCVIASTIPGISMNPIIAIAQDTLF from the exons ATGATCTGGCATGTACAGAATGAAAACTTCATTCTCGATTCTACGAGAATTTTTATGAAAGCCTTTCATTTGCTTCTCTTCGATGGAAGTTTGATTTTCCCAGAATGTATCCTAATTTTTGGCCTAATTCTTCTTCTGATGATCGATTCAACCTCTGATCAAAAAGATATACCTTGGTTATATTTCATCTCTTCAACAAGTTTAGTAATGAGCATAACGGCCCTCTTGTTCCGATGGAGAGAAGAACCTGTGATTAGTTTTTCGGGAAATTTTCAAACGAACAATTTCAACGAAATCTTTCAATTTCTTATTTTACTATGTTCAACTCTATGTATTCCTCTATCCGTAGAGTACATTGAATGTACAGAAATGGCTATAACAGAGTTTCTCTTATTCGTATTAACAGCTACTCTAGGAGGAATGTTTTTATGCGGTGCTAACGATTTAATAACTATCTTTGTAGCTCCAGAATGTTTCAGTTTATGCTCCTACCTATTATCTGGATATACCAAGAAAGATGTACGGTCTAATGAGGCTACTATGAAATATTTACTCATGGGTGGGGCAAGCTCTTCTATTCTGGTTCATGGTTTCTCTTGGCTATATGGTTCATCCGGGGGAGAGATCGAGCTTCAAGAAATAGTGAATGGTCTTATCAATACACAAATGTATAACTCCCCAGGAATTTCAATTGCGCTCATATTCATCACTGTAGGAATTGGGTTCAAGCTTTCCCCAGCCCCTTCTCATCAATGGACTCCTGACGTATACGAAGGA TCTCCCACTCCAGTCGTTGCTTTTCTTTCTGTTACTTCGAAAGTAGCTGCTTCAGCTTCAGCCACTCGAATTTTCGATATTCCTTTTTATTTCTCATCAAATGAATGGCATCTTCTTCTGGAAACCCTAGCTATTCTTAGCATGATATTGGGGAATCTGATTGCTATGACTCAAACAAGCATGAAACGTATGCTTGCATATTCGTCCATAGGTCAAATCGGATATGTAATTATTGGAATAATTGTTGGAGACTCAAATGATGGATATGCAAGCATGATAACTTATATGCTGTTCTATATCTCCATGAATCTAGGAACTTTTGCTTGCATTGTATTATTTGGTCTACGTACCGGAACTGATAACATTCGAGATTATGCAGGATTATATACGAAAGATCCTTTTTTGGCTCTCTCTTTAGCCCTATGTCTCTTATCCCTAGGAGGTCTTCCTCCACTAGCAGGTTTTTTCGGAAAACTCTATTTATTCTGGTGTGGATGGCAGGCAGGCCTATATTTCTTGGTTTTAATAGGACTCCTTACAAGCGTTGTTTCTATCTACTATTATCTAAAAATAATCAAGTTATTAATGACTGGACGAACCCAAGAAATAACCCCTCACGTGCGAAATTATAGAAGATCTCCTTTCAGATCAAACAATTCCATCGAATTGAGTATGATTGTATGTGTGATAGCATCTACTATACCAGGAATATCAATGAACCCTATTATTGCAATTGCTCAGGATACCCTTTTTTAG